In Acidobacteriota bacterium, the following proteins share a genomic window:
- the sppA gene encoding signal peptide peptidase SppA translates to MKRSNLIWITIIGVVLLGMFGLTIFALMSGLSTGGGSGFGSGDRIAVIPVEGVIGGGMAKTVNRYLKQYGEDERIKAIILRIDSPGGGVSDSQEIYREVKRVKEEKKKKVIVSMGSVAASGGYYVACPADRIFANPGTITGSIGVIAEWLNYKELADWAKVKPVVFKTGEFKDTGSATREISDHERQYFQSLINEMFGQFVGAVAEGRKGRGGEGRQLTDVEKVKQLADGRVFTGETAKVNGLVDELGNFEDAVKYTAKLIGMKGEPSLVSPPKERDGFSLLDLLLGTTKLKAILPAELPRQLSDLDTSVRFRYQMR, encoded by the coding sequence ATGAAACGTAGCAATCTGATTTGGATCACGATCATCGGTGTTGTCCTGCTCGGCATGTTCGGCCTGACGATTTTCGCGTTAATGTCCGGCCTGTCCACCGGCGGTGGCAGTGGTTTTGGCAGCGGTGACCGCATCGCGGTCATTCCGGTTGAAGGGGTGATTGGCGGCGGTATGGCAAAAACCGTCAATCGGTACTTAAAGCAGTACGGCGAAGACGAGCGCATCAAAGCGATCATCTTACGCATTGACAGTCCCGGTGGCGGCGTTTCTGATTCGCAGGAGATCTATCGCGAAGTCAAACGCGTCAAAGAAGAGAAGAAGAAAAAGGTGATCGTTTCGATGGGCAGCGTGGCGGCTTCGGGCGGCTATTACGTAGCCTGCCCGGCGGATCGCATTTTTGCCAATCCAGGCACGATCACAGGCAGCATTGGCGTGATCGCCGAATGGTTGAATTACAAAGAGCTGGCCGATTGGGCTAAGGTTAAACCGGTGGTTTTCAAAACCGGAGAATTCAAAGACACCGGTTCGGCCACGCGTGAAATCTCTGACCACGAACGCCAGTATTTTCAGAGCCTGATCAATGAGATGTTCGGGCAATTCGTGGGCGCGGTTGCCGAAGGGCGCAAGGGCCGGGGCGGGGAAGGCCGGCAATTGACCGATGTCGAAAAGGTCAAACAGTTGGCGGATGGCCGCGTCTTCACGGGCGAAACGGCCAAAGTGAATGGTTTGGTTGACGAGTTGGGCAATTTTGAAGATGCCGTGAAGTACACGGCCAAGCTGATCGGAATGAAAGGCGAGCCGTCGCTCGTCAGCCCACCCAAAGAGCGCGATGGGTTTTCGCTGTTGGATTTGTTGTTGGGCACCACGAAACTCAAAGCGATTTTACCGGCTGAATTACCGAGGCAGTTGAGTGATCTGGATACTTCGGTGCGGTTCCGGTATCAAATGCGGTAG
- the ispH gene encoding 4-hydroxy-3-methylbut-2-enyl diphosphate reductase: MEIVLAESLGFCMGVKRAVDLAYRALDKAAGQPVVTLGPLIHNAQEIDRLQRDGIGVTEVEAIPASGTVVIRAHGVTPQAFDQLKSRGLRIMDGTCPYVHYSQRRASELYREGYTVVIVGDAKHPEIVGILGYINNDAYAVKTVEEAEALPRLARIGTIAQTTISPQKYNAIIEVLKTKAPEVRVCETICDATTENQGAIRALAGEVELLYVIGGRHSANSVKLVETAREQCPRATLIETADEIDPADLRGVRTVGVSAGASTPDWMIQRVVERLRELDRQINALAA; encoded by the coding sequence ATGGAAATCGTATTGGCGGAAAGTCTGGGGTTTTGCATGGGCGTCAAGCGCGCCGTTGATCTGGCGTATCGCGCGCTCGACAAAGCCGCTGGACAGCCAGTGGTGACGTTGGGGCCGTTGATTCACAACGCGCAAGAGATTGACCGGTTGCAGCGCGACGGCATCGGCGTGACCGAGGTGGAAGCGATTCCGGCCAGTGGCACGGTGGTGATTCGTGCGCATGGCGTCACGCCGCAAGCGTTTGACCAGCTTAAATCACGCGGCCTGCGCATTATGGATGGCACGTGCCCTTACGTGCATTACTCGCAGCGGCGCGCTTCAGAGCTTTATCGCGAAGGGTATACGGTCGTCATTGTCGGTGACGCCAAGCACCCGGAAATCGTCGGCATCCTGGGCTACATCAACAACGATGCTTACGCCGTCAAAACGGTCGAAGAGGCCGAGGCGTTGCCGCGGTTGGCACGCATCGGCACGATTGCGCAAACGACGATCAGTCCGCAGAAGTACAACGCGATCATTGAAGTGTTAAAGACCAAGGCGCCAGAGGTGAGGGTCTGCGAAACGATTTGCGACGCCACCACCGAGAATCAAGGTGCGATTCGCGCGCTGGCCGGTGAGGTCGAATTGCTTTATGTCATCGGCGGGCGTCACAGCGCCAACAGCGTCAAACTGGTTGAAACCGCGCGCGAACAATGCCCGCGCGCGACGCTCATCGAAACAGCGGATGAGATTGACCCGGCGGATTTGCGTGGCGTGCGCACGGTGGGTGTGAGTGCCGGCGCGTCCACACCCGATTGGATGATTCAGCGCGTCGTGGAACGGCTGCGCGAACTAGACCGTCAAATCAATGCGCTGGCGGCGTAG
- a CDS encoding alkaline phosphatase D family protein: MQRRTFLTGTAAWVGMNWLAPAVLKASGNAPKFAANPFALGVASGEPWEDSVVLWTRLAPDALNGGGMSPASVEVKWELASDEQMKNIVASGTAIAAADLGHAVHVEVFGLQPARWYWYRFMVGNEVSPVGRTRTAPAPGMLTERFNFAFASCQHYETGWYTAYKHMCEENLDLVVFLGDYIYEYGAIEDRVRKHNGPEIMNLNDYRNRYALYKSDALLQRAHAQFPWVVTWDDHEVANNYAGLYVPTQKTGVEARRAAAYQAFFEHMPLRPSLLRQGPYMELYRDLSFGRLLEMQVLDTRQYRTPQPCGDGTKEACAEVFDPQATILGRAQKRWLMRNLDRSPARWNVLAQQVMLTPLDLEPGPGRKFSMDKWAGYNVETKQLMQFLATRKPSNVVVLSGDIHSNWVTALKADYDRPESAVLGAEFTGTSISSAGDGMDTRPTTERLIAENPHLKFYNGQRGYVCCAVTPEKWQTDFRVVPFVTKPDAPVSTRASFVVENGRPGAKQV; this comes from the coding sequence ATGCAAAGACGCACATTTCTGACTGGCACCGCCGCCTGGGTGGGCATGAACTGGCTTGCGCCTGCGGTACTCAAGGCCAGTGGCAATGCGCCGAAATTCGCGGCCAATCCGTTCGCGCTCGGTGTCGCGTCAGGCGAGCCCTGGGAAGACAGTGTAGTGTTGTGGACGCGCCTGGCGCCGGATGCGCTCAATGGCGGCGGCATGTCGCCAGCCAGCGTCGAGGTGAAATGGGAACTTGCCAGCGATGAGCAAATGAAAAACATCGTGGCGAGCGGCACGGCGATAGCGGCGGCAGATTTAGGCCACGCGGTGCACGTCGAGGTATTCGGGCTGCAACCGGCGCGTTGGTATTGGTATCGCTTTATGGTGGGCAACGAAGTCAGTCCGGTAGGGCGCACGCGCACTGCACCTGCGCCGGGCATGCTGACGGAGCGCTTCAACTTTGCCTTTGCATCTTGCCAGCATTACGAAACAGGCTGGTACACGGCTTACAAGCACATGTGCGAAGAGAATCTCGACTTGGTCGTCTTCCTGGGCGATTACATTTATGAGTACGGCGCGATTGAAGACCGCGTGCGCAAGCACAATGGCCCGGAAATCATGAACTTGAATGATTACCGCAATCGTTACGCGCTTTATAAAAGCGATGCGCTGTTGCAACGGGCGCACGCGCAATTCCCGTGGGTCGTGACCTGGGACGATCATGAGGTAGCGAACAACTACGCGGGGTTGTACGTGCCCACGCAGAAAACAGGCGTTGAGGCGCGGCGCGCGGCGGCCTATCAGGCGTTTTTTGAACACATGCCGTTGCGGCCTTCGTTGTTGCGGCAAGGGCCGTATATGGAGTTGTATCGCGATTTGAGTTTTGGCCGCTTGCTCGAAATGCAGGTGCTGGACACGCGGCAATACCGCACGCCGCAACCGTGTGGCGACGGGACGAAAGAAGCCTGCGCGGAAGTTTTCGATCCGCAGGCGACGATTTTGGGGCGCGCGCAAAAGCGTTGGTTGATGCGCAACCTCGATCGTTCGCCCGCGCGCTGGAATGTGCTGGCGCAACAGGTCATGCTGACGCCGCTCGATCTGGAGCCGGGGCCGGGGCGCAAATTCAGTATGGACAAATGGGCGGGCTACAACGTCGAGACCAAGCAGTTGATGCAATTTCTGGCGACGCGCAAACCGAGCAATGTGGTCGTGTTGTCAGGCGACATTCACTCGAACTGGGTGACCGCATTGAAGGCGGATTACGATAGGCCTGAATCCGCCGTGTTGGGCGCGGAATTCACCGGCACTTCGATCTCTTCGGCGGGCGACGGCATGGATACGCGGCCCACCACGGAAAGGCTGATTGCCGAAAATCCGCATTTGAAATTTTACAACGGGCAGCGCGGCTACGTGTGCTGTGCGGTGACGCCGGAAAAATGGCAAACCGATTTCCGCGTCGTGCCGTTCGTGACGAAGCCGGATGCGCCGGTCAGCACGCGGGCTTCGTTTGTGGTCGAAAACGGGCGACCGGGTGCGAAACAGGTTTAG
- a CDS encoding tetratricopeptide repeat protein, translating into MQPLQSWRSNHPLCQSGCTWVALCLWVLVGNVTAVAQGSGGAAGSSGSRTNTGTNSIRGKVFLPSGLTPEQRLRVVLEISTGGIAAETFTDSVGNFDFRSVANNNYRVTIYTDQRLFETTQETLEVYGNFARTYNVQIYLREKWADTLQSKDKMLSVADTQEAPKSAKKLYEKGLKLAREGKPQEAVGPLKEALQAFPAYMNALNKLGEQHLRLAQPAEAQALFERALAVNDKFALPHINLGILLLNLKRVPEAIKELETGNNLDDSFPMGHVQLGLALMLVEPLDYERVEKEFKRALQIAGKEIPQAHLHLFNLYTRHKEYQKALTQLDEYLKDAPNTPEAEVVRQKRDALRKVAGSR; encoded by the coding sequence ATGCAACCGCTGCAATCCTGGCGCTCCAACCATCCCTTATGCCAATCCGGCTGCACCTGGGTGGCCCTTTGCTTATGGGTGCTCGTCGGAAATGTGACTGCCGTGGCGCAAGGTTCCGGTGGCGCCGCTGGTTCCAGCGGCAGCCGTACCAACACGGGGACGAATAGTATTCGCGGAAAAGTATTTCTGCCTTCCGGCCTGACGCCCGAGCAACGGTTGCGCGTGGTTTTGGAAATCAGCACTGGCGGGATTGCGGCGGAAACCTTCACTGACTCCGTCGGGAATTTCGATTTCCGCTCCGTCGCCAACAATAATTACCGCGTGACCATTTACACGGATCAGCGCTTGTTTGAGACGACGCAGGAAACACTTGAGGTGTATGGCAATTTCGCGCGCACGTACAACGTGCAAATTTACCTGCGCGAAAAGTGGGCTGACACCCTACAGTCAAAAGACAAAATGCTCTCGGTGGCGGATACACAAGAAGCGCCCAAGAGCGCCAAAAAACTTTACGAGAAAGGTCTCAAACTCGCCCGTGAAGGCAAGCCACAAGAGGCTGTCGGCCCATTGAAAGAGGCATTGCAAGCCTTTCCGGCCTACATGAATGCCCTTAACAAACTCGGCGAGCAGCACCTGCGGTTGGCACAGCCGGCGGAAGCGCAGGCGTTGTTTGAACGCGCCCTCGCCGTGAATGACAAATTTGCTTTGCCGCATATCAACCTGGGCATATTGTTGCTCAATCTCAAACGCGTGCCCGAAGCGATCAAAGAACTCGAAACCGGCAACAACCTCGATGACAGTTTCCCGATGGGCCATGTGCAATTGGGATTGGCGTTGATGCTGGTGGAGCCGTTGGATTACGAGCGGGTCGAAAAGGAATTCAAGCGCGCGCTGCAAATCGCCGGCAAGGAGATTCCGCAAGCGCACCTTCATCTATTCAATCTTTACACGCGCCACAAAGAGTATCAGAAGGCGCTTACGCAACTGGATGAATACCTGAAAGACGCGCCAAACACCCCTGAAGCCGAAGTCGTCCGGCAAAAACGCGATGCGTTGCGGAAGGTAGCCGGTAGCCGGTAG
- a CDS encoding rRNA pseudouridine synthase encodes MQERLQKLIAAAGVASRRKAEELILEGRVTINGQVVKELGTKADPAEDHIKVNGKLINLKLSQQEKIYLLLYKPMGYLTSKSDPQGRQLVIDLLGKYRDKVNPVGRLDVNTEGLILLTNDGQFTQLIAHAKHKVPKVYEVKVKGQPSEVQIRKLERGIVLDKVKTAPAQIKQMELSDTNAWYEVTLFEGRNQQIRKMFDSIGHSVLKLRRVAIGFLRNEKLRPGEFRLLSGAEVKRFSTLPAAPAKAAVKKARKKTPAPKATRA; translated from the coding sequence ATGCAGGAACGATTGCAGAAATTGATTGCGGCGGCGGGCGTGGCTTCGCGGCGCAAGGCGGAAGAGTTGATCTTAGAGGGACGCGTCACGATCAACGGGCAGGTCGTGAAAGAACTCGGCACCAAGGCCGATCCGGCGGAAGACCACATCAAAGTCAACGGCAAGCTGATTAACTTGAAACTGTCACAGCAAGAGAAGATTTATCTGTTGCTCTATAAACCGATGGGCTATTTGACCAGCAAGTCCGACCCGCAGGGCCGCCAGTTGGTGATTGATTTGTTGGGGAAATACCGTGACAAGGTGAATCCGGTCGGGCGGTTGGATGTGAATACCGAGGGGTTGATTCTATTGACCAACGACGGCCAGTTCACCCAGTTGATCGCGCACGCCAAACACAAAGTGCCGAAGGTGTACGAAGTCAAGGTGAAGGGCCAACCCAGCGAAGTCCAGATTCGTAAGCTCGAACGCGGGATCGTGTTGGACAAAGTAAAGACCGCGCCCGCGCAGATCAAACAGATGGAGTTGAGTGATACCAATGCCTGGTATGAAGTGACGCTGTTTGAAGGAAGGAATCAGCAGATTCGCAAAATGTTCGATTCGATTGGGCATTCGGTACTCAAGTTGCGGCGCGTGGCGATTGGCTTTTTGCGCAATGAGAAGTTGCGGCCCGGCGAGTTTCGGCTGTTGAGCGGAGCCGAGGTCAAACGCTTCTCGACATTACCAGCCGCGCCAGCCAAGGCCGCTGTGAAAAAGGCGCGGAAGAAAACGCCAGCGCCAAAGGCAACCCGTGCGTAG
- a CDS encoding integration host factor subunit beta yields MTKAELVEEVARAAELTKKDSEVIVDEVFKNIIQALNRGEKIELRGFGSFRVRQRDARRGRNPKTGEPVDIPAKSVPYFKPGKELKELINDGAPGAADADDSDDLDDAADLAAGAAEASGTTTAV; encoded by the coding sequence ATGACCAAAGCAGAGTTGGTTGAAGAAGTCGCCCGTGCGGCCGAGTTGACCAAAAAAGACTCGGAAGTGATTGTGGACGAGGTCTTCAAAAACATTATTCAGGCGCTCAATCGCGGCGAGAAAATCGAGTTGCGCGGGTTTGGTTCGTTTCGCGTGCGCCAGCGTGACGCCCGGCGCGGACGCAACCCGAAAACCGGCGAGCCGGTAGACATCCCAGCCAAAAGTGTGCCGTATTTCAAACCTGGCAAGGAATTGAAGGAACTCATCAACGATGGGGCGCCGGGTGCGGCAGATGCTGATGATTCGGATGATCTGGATGATGCCGCTGATTTGGCTGCTGGGGCCGCGGAAGCGAGTGGGACGACGACGGCTGTGTAA
- a CDS encoding thiol-disulfide isomerase: protein MQSKTKFQIATMLLAVFCAGLTGFFSSAASANKEAVTYAKHAAPILQKRCEECHHAGGAAPMAFTSYEAARPWAKAIKEKVVSRQMPPFHATGAVGRYLDDPRLTDAEIATITQWVDGGAAKGNAKDAPTPLTWKNDWKLGQPDLVLKVRQAYTVKANSKDKYVFFVFDHVFAEDTWLSSIVTHPGNPKAVHHANTHLVPPNVIAPAEGYFGPDFQPGKNGTVMISGWVPGTNDVLLPAGTAVKIPKGMRFGIQIHYAPSEKELTDATSIGLYFADGTVNKNLRMMFGDRKDLAIPPGDANYSLSSKAAFATDGLIRFFHVHMHLRGKSYAFRFTYPDGRSETLFDVPNYDFNWQRSYILKEPIQVPKGTQVEFIGTYDNSTKNKYNPDATQTVHWGEFTNDEMMQGRIFWESVDEQLNLKVKKGRVVTSESAER, encoded by the coding sequence ATGCAAAGCAAAACGAAATTTCAAATCGCGACAATGCTGCTGGCAGTTTTTTGTGCGGGGCTGACAGGGTTCTTTTCAAGCGCGGCCAGCGCGAACAAAGAGGCCGTCACCTACGCCAAACACGCCGCTCCCATTCTGCAAAAACGCTGCGAAGAATGCCATCACGCGGGCGGCGCGGCGCCGATGGCCTTCACCAGTTATGAAGCGGCGCGCCCCTGGGCCAAGGCGATCAAAGAGAAAGTCGTCAGCCGCCAGATGCCGCCCTTTCACGCGACCGGCGCGGTGGGCCGCTATCTGGACGATCCGCGCTTGACCGACGCTGAAATCGCGACGATCACGCAATGGGTAGACGGCGGCGCAGCCAAAGGCAATGCCAAAGACGCGCCCACGCCGTTGACCTGGAAAAACGATTGGAAGTTGGGCCAGCCGGATTTGGTGTTGAAGGTGCGGCAGGCCTATACGGTAAAAGCGAACTCGAAAGATAAGTATGTGTTTTTTGTCTTCGATCACGTCTTTGCCGAAGACACCTGGCTGAGTTCCATCGTCACGCATCCGGGCAATCCCAAAGCCGTCCATCACGCCAACACGCACCTCGTGCCGCCCAACGTTATCGCGCCCGCCGAAGGTTATTTCGGCCCCGATTTTCAACCCGGCAAGAACGGCACCGTGATGATTTCAGGTTGGGTACCCGGCACCAACGACGTATTGCTGCCCGCTGGCACTGCCGTGAAGATTCCCAAAGGCATGCGCTTCGGCATCCAGATTCACTACGCGCCGTCAGAGAAAGAACTGACTGATGCGACTTCGATTGGGCTTTATTTTGCCGACGGAACGGTCAACAAAAACCTGCGGATGATGTTCGGCGACCGCAAGGATTTGGCGATTCCGCCGGGCGATGCAAACTATTCGCTCTCTTCAAAAGCAGCTTTTGCCACCGACGGCTTGATTCGCTTTTTTCACGTGCACATGCATCTGCGCGGCAAGTCGTATGCGTTTAGGTTCACTTATCCCGATGGCCGCAGCGAGACGCTGTTTGATGTGCCGAATTACGATTTCAACTGGCAGCGCAGCTACATTTTGAAAGAGCCAATTCAGGTGCCGAAGGGGACGCAGGTCGAATTCATCGGCACGTATGACAACAGCACTAAGAACAAATACAACCCCGACGCCACGCAGACGGTGCACTGGGGCGAGTTCACCAACGACGAGATGATGCAGGGCCGCATCTTTTGGGAGTCGGTGGATGAGCAATTGAATTTGAAGGTGAAGAAAGGGCGCGTGGTAACCAGTGAATCCGCAGAACGATAA
- a CDS encoding sterol desaturase family protein, with translation MNREELGLTIIIYISFVISIAFEWLYWQRKGIRAKYDARDSFANYVLLALTVAITEPAKVLFIVAGLGWFYQYGLQWMPSTGWSFGLAFLGVDLGYYWFHRASHRSRFLWAIHVSHHSSEKLNFSVALRQPPLEHLLDWLWFVWLALLGFSPKLILTIYGLNLTYQFFIHTELVYKLPRWVEYIFNTPSHHRVHHGTNAEYIDMNYGGVFIIWDRLFGSFVEEHSPVCYGILHPIHSYNPFYVGFHLWADIWRDLRQPGSLWVKFKQVFAPPGWAEEYKLSKTP, from the coding sequence ATGAACAGAGAAGAACTGGGCCTCACGATCATCATCTACATTTCCTTCGTTATTAGCATCGCCTTTGAATGGCTGTATTGGCAGCGCAAAGGCATTCGCGCGAAATACGATGCGCGTGATTCGTTCGCCAATTACGTGCTGCTGGCGTTGACGGTCGCGATCACCGAACCTGCCAAAGTGCTGTTCATCGTGGCCGGGCTGGGGTGGTTTTACCAGTATGGATTGCAGTGGATGCCCAGCACCGGGTGGTCGTTCGGACTAGCCTTTCTAGGTGTGGATTTAGGTTACTACTGGTTTCATCGCGCCAGCCACCGCAGCCGCTTCCTCTGGGCGATTCACGTTTCGCACCATTCGTCAGAGAAGCTGAATTTTTCGGTCGCCCTGCGCCAGCCGCCGCTGGAACACCTGCTGGACTGGCTCTGGTTTGTCTGGCTGGCGCTGCTCGGGTTTTCGCCGAAGCTGATTCTGACCATCTACGGCTTGAACCTGACCTATCAGTTCTTCATCCACACCGAACTGGTTTACAAACTGCCGCGCTGGGTCGAATACATCTTCAACACGCCCTCGCACCACCGCGTGCATCACGGCACGAATGCCGAATACATTGATATGAATTACGGCGGCGTTTTCATCATCTGGGATCGCCTCTTCGGTTCGTTTGTCGAAGAACACTCGCCGGTGTGTTATGGCATCTTGCATCCGATTCATTCGTACAATCCGTTTTATGTCGGCTTTCATCTGTGGGCGGACATCTGGCGTGATTTGCGGCAGCCGGGTTCGTTGTGGGTGAAATTCAAGCAGGTGTTTGCGCCGCCGGGTTGGGCCGAAGAATACAAACTCAGTAAGACGCCATGA
- a CDS encoding 30S ribosomal protein S1, producing MSTETINQTADATEAAATAVAESAQPAAASVPAEASAHLAAGNNGSKHEAAGDLPDGDLPDSDLEDFAAILAGYEKEHSTEISENEVVKGTVIKITDQAVIIDVGFKSEGIVNVAEFKEGDTVTVKPGDQVDVYVKQLENSEGYVELSRADAVRMQTWDLIENAYKTGEIIKARVLDRIKGGLRVDIGGVQAFLPGSQVDVRPVRNLDSFRNKDIDVRVLKVNKKRGNIVLSRKVLLEEEINNKKGETLKFLEEGIIVEGQVKNITEYGAFIDLGGIDGLLHITDMSWGRIQNPTEVLKVGENVQVKVLKFDRDKERVSLGYKQLIPDPWATTFERFPSGSRVKGKVVSVTDYGAFVELEDGIEGLIHVSEMSWSKRVKHPSKLVNVGNEVEAQVLAVDQNNRRISLGMKQIETNPWDTIMARYAVGTRVKGRVRNLTDFGAFVEVEDGIDGLVHVSDISWTKRIKHPNEALKKNQEVEAIITAIDVENRRLSLSIKDLEPNAWERFFNEHKPGDVVSGKVTRFANFGAFVELDDGIEGLCHVSELAEQHVERPEDAVKQGQKLQFKILKMDREAKKIGLSARAVGKDEPIYDSGNFSSGGSGMASLGEIAGLNRSNDN from the coding sequence ATGTCAACTGAAACCATTAACCAAACCGCTGACGCTACGGAGGCCGCCGCGACGGCCGTAGCCGAAAGCGCCCAACCAGCCGCCGCGAGCGTGCCGGCTGAAGCTTCTGCCCACCTTGCGGCAGGAAATAACGGCTCTAAACATGAGGCCGCTGGTGATCTGCCAGACGGTGATCTTCCAGATAGTGATCTGGAAGATTTCGCCGCGATCCTGGCTGGTTACGAGAAAGAGCACAGCACTGAGATCAGCGAAAACGAAGTCGTCAAAGGCACGGTCATCAAGATCACGGATCAGGCTGTCATCATTGACGTCGGCTTCAAATCCGAAGGCATCGTCAATGTCGCCGAGTTCAAAGAGGGCGACACCGTTACGGTCAAACCGGGCGATCAAGTTGATGTCTACGTCAAACAACTCGAAAACTCCGAAGGCTATGTCGAGTTGTCGCGCGCCGATGCTGTCCGCATGCAGACGTGGGATTTGATTGAGAACGCCTATAAGACCGGCGAGATCATCAAGGCCCGCGTGCTCGACCGCATCAAAGGCGGCTTGCGCGTGGACATCGGCGGCGTCCAGGCCTTCCTGCCCGGCAGCCAGGTGGACGTCCGGCCCGTGCGCAACCTCGATTCGTTCCGCAACAAAGACATTGATGTCCGTGTGTTGAAGGTCAACAAGAAGCGCGGCAACATCGTGCTTTCGCGCAAGGTGCTGCTCGAAGAGGAGATCAACAACAAGAAGGGCGAAACGCTCAAATTCCTCGAAGAAGGCATCATCGTCGAGGGCCAGGTCAAGAACATCACCGAATACGGCGCCTTCATTGATCTCGGCGGCATTGACGGCCTGCTGCACATCACTGATATGTCGTGGGGCCGCATTCAAAATCCGACCGAAGTCCTCAAGGTGGGCGAGAACGTGCAGGTCAAGGTGCTCAAGTTCGACCGCGACAAAGAGCGCGTCAGTTTGGGTTACAAGCAACTGATTCCCGATCCCTGGGCGACGACGTTTGAACGTTTTCCGTCCGGTTCGCGCGTCAAAGGCAAAGTCGTTTCCGTCACCGATTACGGCGCCTTTGTCGAATTGGAAGACGGCATCGAAGGCCTGATCCACGTTTCGGAAATGAGTTGGTCGAAGCGCGTCAAGCATCCGTCCAAGCTGGTCAATGTCGGCAACGAAGTCGAGGCGCAGGTGTTGGCGGTGGATCAAAACAATCGCCGCATCAGCCTCGGCATGAAGCAGATCGAAACCAATCCCTGGGACACGATCATGGCGCGTTACGCGGTCGGCACGCGGGTCAAAGGCCGCGTGCGCAACCTGACCGATTTCGGCGCGTTTGTCGAAGTCGAGGACGGCATTGACGGCCTCGTGCACGTCTCTGACATCTCGTGGACGAAGCGCATCAAGCATCCGAACGAGGCCCTGAAAAAGAACCAGGAAGTCGAAGCGATTATCACAGCGATTGATGTCGAGAACCGCCGCTTGTCGCTTTCGATCAAAGACCTCGAACCGAACGCCTGGGAACGCTTCTTCAACGAACACAAGCCGGGTGATGTCGTGTCGGGCAAGGTCACGCGCTTTGCCAACTTCGGCGCCTTTGTCGAGTTGGATGATGGTATCGAAGGTCTCTGCCACGTTTCCGAACTGGCGGAACAACACGTGGAGCGTCCCGAAGATGCCGTCAAACAAGGCCAGAAACTTCAATTCAAGATTCTGAAGATGGATCGCGAAGCGAAGAAGATCGGTCTGTCGGCGCGCGCGGTCGGCAAGGACGAACCGATTTACGATTCGGGGAACTTTAGTTCAGGCGGTTCCGGCATGGCGAGCCTGGGTGAGATCGCCGGGTTGAATCGTTCAAACGACAACTAA